The genomic DNA CATTTTTGGTCAACTCACAAGTACTTCCTGGGCAGAAGCAGTCCATTCCTCATGGGTCAAGACTCAGCCGCAGTGTCTGTTTCTCCAGGACAACCTCTCTGGCCCCTCCAGTTTGGGTTAAGTGACATTCCCGTGTGCTAGCCTCATACTCGTGCTTTCCCTCCAGCCCAGCACTCATTCCACTTTACTCTATCTGCCCATTTATTCGTCTTTCTCCCcattagactgtgagcttcttgagggcagggacaatACCTGGCCATGTCGACATCTGTCAGATGAATAGGACTGCCCTCCCTCTGGGTGCTGTCCTTTGATTGGGCAGGCTGCCCACACTTAGCCTGTGCTGTCTGCAATTTGCTATTGATGTTCATGATCTTGTTTTAGAGTGTTCATGATCTAATTTTAGAGCGTTCGAATCACTTTGTTGAGATGACTCCCAGATCTGTAACTCTAGGTTCACTTTGGGGTTGATTTCAGGCACATATCCACCGGCATCTTATCActccctttttgtctttcttcacttCTACACTGAGTCATTTTGTCAACTAAACCATTTCCATTAATAGTGTCAccacctttcttcccttcctctttcccttcccttcccttcctgaacAATTCTGTTGCAAAATCATCAAGTGGAGGCGAGGAAGGGAAGCATCCATACAAGTGGGGGTTGGGAGGTGAGTGGGctggcccagagctgggagaggagggtatCCATGTAGAGGGGTCACCTGCTGTGGGGAGTAAGAGTCCAAAAGGAATGAGGAGGGCGTTCATGCTAGGGGCCAACAGGGAACGGGGGACTGAATGGGGTGAGGAAGGGCTTCAGGCAGCAGCTAAGCCAGGTTTGGGCATCAGAACCTGAGCAGGGTGTGGAAGGCATCCCTTTGGAGGAGTGGCCTGGTGTGGGAGGTTGGAGACACAGCAGGTGGAGGGCATCCCTGAGGAAGGGGCCACCTGGCAGGGATGCCAAAAACCATGCAGGAGGTGGGGGCTTGAGTGCAGGGGTGGGTGAGGCTGGCCCAGGGTGTCACAGCCCCAGTGGGGCGAGGAGGACATCTACTCAGGGGAGGGGATGGCTTTGGTCATGTGAGATGGGTTGCATCCAGGGGGATTGattagataaacaaatacattaagGATAATGAGAGCAAAGCTTCTCGCTGCTAGAGATGAGAGTTACAAATATGGGGAGGGACAAAACTGGAAGGGACATGTGGTGTCGGACTGGAATTGCTAGTTTTAGTGTGAagcgatttttaaaaatagatatggAAACAAGCATAAATGTAAACACACGTGTGTgttctatgtatgtatgtactaGCTCCGTCCACTCAGAGGGCCTGGGAGTAGCAACACTCAAAGAGCAATGAGTACGTCTAGTGCCAGGTCTTGGCCTCAAACCCactctccactaaaaggaaccagggctccttggagaggTGGCCAACTCCAGCACTGGGACAGGGAAAATAAGATGAGCACGCAACAACTTGTGCCAGAGAGAGGATGGAGCTCAAGAATGATGGGAACGCCAGAAGGACAGAGAAGCCTGTATAAGTAGACTCCCACTGGCCAAACTTGGGACTATtagagcatcaaaataaatagtaataGAAAAGCATTATAACCCATTCGATCAAACaggaataaaataggaaactatGAGTccatacagatataaaataaatttcagtagcaaaataaatttcagtagctaaataaatgcaaaatttgaTGAGGAATGGGATATTTACATGATCTCAAAATACTTCCCCACAAAAAATCACAAagtacttattaattacaaagacgAAAAAAAGCAACTTCATGTTGGAGAACCCTGGCAAACACTACCTTAAATAAGGGTCAACGTGAACATCATCAGTAATGGAATGAATTGAAATCATGTGCTACCCAATAAAGTGCAATAACACAGCATCACTTTTTGGCTATCTCCTGAAGGCAAATAACCTGAACCTAATCATGAAGACACATCAGACACACCCAAattgaggggcattctacaaGATAACTGTCGTGTAATCTTGACAGGTATCAAGGCTCAGGCTCTCTTTTTTCTAGAAACTGAGGGCTGAAACAAGCAAGCTGCAACAcctgaatttttttcctattaaccAACTTCTAAAGCTTCCAATTATTATGTACATGGTCTGAGTCCTAAGATACAACAGGTGACAGTGACTACCTAACAAAGAATGTCAACTTCTCAGACCAGGACAGTCATGACCTCCCTCCATTCTTTCTCTACACAGCCAATTCCATATTTGAGGATCTATTATTTGCAAACCCCCATTCTGTAATCAATTTCTACGTCCTTTAGGACTCTTTATTTTGTAAGAGAAAACCCAActccaaaacattttaaacaataagGAAACTTTACTGGTTCACATAACTGAAGAGTCAGGGGTAGTCTAAGTTCAGGCATAGCTTAATCCAGGGCTCAGATAATGTTAACAGGACAAGGCCTCCCTATCTCTCAGTTCTGCCTCCACACGTTGGTTCAGCAGTTCTTAGGGTTAGATCCTTCCTCCTTCATATCTAGCAGGAGAGTGTTATTTCCCCATGTCAATCATTCTCACAGAAGAAGGAAGTTATGACATGATTTTCAAATAGTCAAATTCCAGGTGATTTTCTATCTGATAGGTGGCATGTTCGACTACCCTTCAAGTCAGCACTGTTAGCATGAAAACTAAGAGACGGCGGGAGGGGGTAATATTCGGTACAGTTACACACTTTCATCACTAGTGAACGATTCACCGAATCATTGCTGAATCTTCAACTGCAAACAcgacttaaaaataaatcaacgTGACTTTAAAAGTCATTGCATGAGTGGGTCAGGGGCTCCCACTGATAAAGCAGCTTGCTGACTCATTAAAGGCTGACCACGCAGCAAATAGAAAGAATGGCTGACCTTATGAAACTTGCTTAGTCTTTGATTTCATGAATTACTctaaaattttcaacaaaaacacATCATGCCTAGAGAGATCAGTCTCATAGAATTCCTCATCACATTCGTACAAAGTTCCTTTTGATGCTTATCCAGATTCTCCTGCCCCTGTGCTCAGAAACAGATGACCACGTCATCCAATTCaacaaaatgtcttttttttggtctcaggatGGCTTCACAATTGTCTTCATCAGTAATATTCTAAAGTACTCTACCTTTGTTCATATCAGACAAAAAACTACAACACAGATCATGAGAAGCCAGACTcgtcaataaataaaatgggcaaGGCTTTGGTGACAATTCCAGGAAGAGCTTGCAATAATTCTGTTCGTCCTCTTTCCAAAAGTTAACATACACTGCAAACAAGGCTGACGTACAGCCTGACAGAGCTGGAATACCGAATACATAGGCCCTTGTTTTACAGGAATAGTGGGGAGAAAATTCACAGAGAAGTTAGTCCTTGGAACTGCTGCAGACGTTCATTTCTAACTGGAGAAACAAGACCTGAAAATGAATAGTTTGATTCAATTAAATGGACAATTGAGCACATCCCATAAGACGTAGTAGTGTAAGTACCTACTGTAGGACACAGTTGTGTAAATGTGTTGAAGTACTGTGTGATAAAGTATGCATAGAACTGCCTTCAATGTTTTCTGTGAGATATCTTAAAAACACTCATGTGTTTATAAGAAATACAGTGTTACATCTGCAGACTTCATTCATAGTTTTGCTCcactaaaatgaaatttaaacgAAAAACTATTTGCCCCAAGAACACATTACAAATGttggaaagaaataatagataatcAATTATCTTCTTCAAAACCCTTTGCACTGGAAAATCCAAGCATCACTTTCCGGAGAAGAAGACAAAGGGGAACAAGGAAAACACCCTACAGCTTCCTGATGACTTGAAAAATGTGGAACAGAAGCTTGATTAAGCAGCCAAAATCCAAGAGAAGCAATACTGTGCAAATGAACATTAAAGGAAAGAAGGTCTAATCAATATtgttgaaaggaaggaaggagagcataGAACTGGAACTCAAGAAACCTAGGCTGCATTCTCAGTCACCAGCTGTCTGACCCGGAGCAAGTCACTCCAGCTCCTCTGTAACTCACTTCACTCATCTATAAAACGAGAGTTGGATTATGATCTCGAAGGATTCTATTctgaataccttttttttttttgttagtgaaAAAGGCAATAAGAAATTGTTATTAAAGTGACAGTCCCTGTCACCGCAATTTAGTGTTGTGCTATCATATGTCCCCCTATGGgactcctttccttttctcagcCATAATTTCCTGTCCTTTGGCCCATTCGGCGCCTCTCCGACGTCCTCCCAGCACACAAGCTGAACTTCGGGGAAACGGGAACACTCAGACAGCCCTGGGGTGACGGCAAAATCAGTGGCTCTGCAGGACTCTTTCATTCATCAATTCTTTGATTCCACACGTGTTCACGGAGCGTCCACTGGGGCGACACACTGGACGGGCAGCAAGACTAAAAGTCAGTCTCTGCTTCCAGGACCTCAGTGTCCCGGGCGCGCAGACCTCCCCGCTCGGCCCTGTGGGGTCCCGGCGCGAGCCCGGGTCAGACGGCTGCGCCAGGGCTGCAGATTCGTCACACTGCTTGCGCGAGACGCGGCCGCCGTGGCCCCGGGGGCCCGCGCGGCATGCCGGGACGGCCGCTTCGGACCGGCTCCCACAGCGCCGCCCGCCGGCCGGAGGAGCGCAGAGCCCgcgccgccccgccgccccgcgcGTCCGGCGCCGGCCCGGACCTGCCCGCCCTCTGGGCCTGGAGGACTGCAACGGTTCGAGGCTTGCCACCGCTCTGAGCCGTCCTCCCTGTAGGGTTACACCAGGCCGGGGCGAAAATGGATCGGCATATACGTCAGGAAACTGGATCATGTGTAACGTTGCCTTTTTCTGCCTCAATGTTTGCTACTCCAAGCTGCCCCTCCTGAAAATGAAATTGTGCGTATCGTTGCACACCACGCTCACTACTCTATCGTCCTCCCCGCCGTGCACCTACTCAGCATTTCGGGAAACATTTGGGCTACCGTGGGCTCAGAGCAGCTCCTCCAGCGAGGAACTTGggggcccggggcggggggggggggggggggggggggggggcgtgacAGAGGCGGCTGACTGGGGAGGGTAGTTAGTATCGTGTGTTGCATAGACTCCGCTGGTGCTGTCTCCAGGCTGACAGGGTCCGAAGTTGTCTCTGGTGATAAACTACTGCCCTTCCTGGGAGAGAGGCACCGGTGGGAACCAATGCCTGGTTTCAGAGGCACACCTTTGAGATTGGACGTCCCTGCTGTTAGGCAAACGGGGGAGGGCAAGGAGCTCTTCTTGCGTCTGCTCCCTCTCAGTTGTCTTCCGCTCAAAATAGTCATCATGTCAAAGTGGCACATGTTGAGGCGGCAGCTTCTGCTCCCTTCAACGGTCAGCACCCCACTGTCACAGATGACCCAGCTAGCACGCGCTAACAGGAGCGTTGATAAGTTAAAGGAGTAGTGTGGACACTCACTCACTTgaaaacaaagtagaaatatCCTAGCTCTCCGTGCTCTTAACATCTCTCCCCAGAGCCCATACTGGTTGCAGTAAAGGCATTTTGTGCTAAAGGTGGGaagtggggaaagagagaaacttaAACCGTATACTATCCAGCTGATAGAAAACTTAGGCGCAACCTAAAATTAGAGTTTCCTGAGAAATGCTAAGGAAACATGGAGCAACAGAAAGGACTCATTCAAGGAGCACTTCATATGACCTGTCACCAACTTCGGAAGTTAGGCATATCCTAGTTTCTCTTAGAAGTCTTCTACTGTGACATTCATAAATTCAGCCAAATAaatttccatgtatattttttGCTTATACCTCTAAGGTAATGAATTCTATAAAAAGTACTTTCTTATTTGTCCTTAAAATTCTCACTAAAGTTTCTAACTATCCTCCTTCTGTCATAAATTTTGGAGATTTGCTGTGCAAATTCTGTTCAAGCTTTCCACACCAGTCATACATTTCTAGATTTCCTTCATATGCTCAGCAAGACTCGCTGAGTTTGCTCTGTGCAAGATATCCTACTAAATGTTACTGGGGATAAGTTACTCTCCAGGGATAAACTTCACAAGGATTCAGGTGactctttcatattttcacttttctcctcaAACTTCCCCTATTCTGTCTTAACTAATGACCTTGCTTCATCTATtatcaagaaaagagaagccatCATATGTGAACTCCCCCTTCTCCTACAACCAAACCATCCTTTCTAGTAGGaaccctttcctcctctcctccagttACAGTGGGAAATGTCCCCCCTCATCAAAGGCCAATTCCTCCACTGACTGTTATCTTTCCTCTCTATTACATcatcaatttcctcctttttcagaATCCTTCCCCATTAGCATGCAAACATGCTCTAGTATCAATGACACCTTTTCCAGCTACTAACAATTTCTCTGCAACCCTTTAAACTAAACTTCTTGAGTTTTCTATATAGCCTGTCTCAAATTCCTTATTCACATGCCTGCCCCAATCAACCAAGGTCTGCCTTTCTGTCCTAACAGCTCCCAATCAAAGTGTTCTTGCCTAGGTCCACATTCACCTCAATACTGCCAGATCTACCGGCCATTTCTCTGTTCTCATTGCACTTAACTTCTTAGCAGCACTCATCTCTGTTGACCTGCTTCTTGGAACACTCTCCTTCCTTGGCTAACGAGATACCATAGTCTCATGGGATCCCTTCCACTTCACTGTTCTCTTCTTGGtctcctttgctttttctccaaGTCTGTCAACCCTCGAGTTATTGGGATTACTTAAGACTTGGTTCCCCATTCTCGTCTTCCTTGATCTCTGGGTGATCTCAATGccaatgaatttaaatatttaatgctgATGACCAAGTTAATCAATCTAGTCCAGACCTGTCCTTTGAGCTCCAGACTCACTAATCTGTTAAAGATATCCAGTTGCATCTTTGGCTTTGCCTTTGAATAAAGCTGTAGAAGGTTTTGAGCAAGAAAATGACATGATCTGCCTTTTACTTttaaaggatcactctggctactgTCTGAACAGACTGGGCAGGCAAGGGTGGAGACAAGATCAGTGAGAAGGCTATTGAGATAATCAGGCAGGAGGTGATGGTGCCTTGAACCAGGAGGTCTTGGGAGGAAGTGGCGAGAAGACATAAGATGCTAGGTGCAACTGTCAGGATATGTTGATGGATTAGGTGAGATTTTTGAAAGAGATAAGCCAAGGTAGCATCAAGATTTGTGACCCAAGAAACTAGAAGATGGAGtttccatttactgagatggggaagactacAGAAGGAACAGGTTAAGGGCAGAAAATTGGGAGTCTGGTTTGGGGAATGTTGGCTTTGAGAAGTctgttagacatccaagtggacaCGGTGAGACGCTATCCTTTCATTCCCTCAATACACCAAACAGGCATGGTTTATCCTGATGGAAATTGTTCCCTTTCCCTCAACAACTTATTTTGTTTAAGTTTGGTGAGCCCATCCTTGTCTGTACGTTTTACCAGGTGATGCTCATCAGGATATAATCACTCTGGGCTCCCCGGGGCTATTCTCATGGAGTAGGGTCGCATTTTAAAACCCCTCTGGTTTCCATGACAGCGATTGGTTTGTTcccatttcattttaaaacttctgttgTGTTCACAGGGTAGCCAACCTCACAAAGCATGTAGATGGACTCAACACAAAGATGGGCCAGTGGCCCTGCTACAGATGAGTACCTGTGGGGTGGGGACctgaaggagatgtgacaatgaACCAAGCAGAGGTTTTGAGGAAGACTGAAGGCTAGGGCCTCCCTTAAAAATCAAAGGGATCAAAAGGACCAAAACTctatagaaaaatggacaaaaggctAATATTTACACaattcattttcttccacttactttcttattttctacctGTTTGGTCTTGGTTCTATTTTCTGGGAGGTTTCCTTCCTACTTCCTCTTGGGAGTCATGGATTCTAGGTGTGGGGGGAGCAGAATTGTTTAACTTTATTCAACTAATTCgcatgtaattttttcttttcagaatatcTTTGGAGCTAGTGTTCCAGAGAAACTCACCTGTGAAATACTGTTTGACAGTAATGTCTATTATAGTTTACTGACGGTATCTTCTGTCATCCCTCAGATTGCAGGTGAGTCATTCTTTTACACGAAACATGAACTCTCTGAAAGCCAGGAATTCTTTGTATGGAGTACAGCCCTGCCCTGAAGTGTAAGCATTCTGTGCTCATACCACCTTCACCTGATGTAACAAATGGGGACTTCTACTTGTGTTACATTTAACATGTGCTTGACAACTCTCTTCTCTGAACCGTTGTTGCCTGTAACACTCCCTGAGAAAGCTGCATAGCTTTGTTATTTTGTCTTAACTCAGATTTTAGTCATCTGCTTCCAGAGACACTCTTGGGAACCCCATTCACTCTCTCAGCTTCAAACAGCATCTCTGTTCTGGAACTCCCAAATCTATACCACCTGTTCCAATCTTCTATCTAAATTCTAGTCCCATACGTCTTAGCACCTTCAGTTTTATGTTTCTTCAACTCAGATTAGCCAAATTTTGCTCAAATTATCAGCTTTTCCTTGGGGGGAACTACGCATAATCACTATGGAGCCTGCTGTGAAACTTCAGCATTCACATAAACAAACTACAATTCAGACAACTTGTTTTATTGCtatcagtttcaaaagaaatgaatcaaaacCAATATCATATTAGGCCTGCAACAAAATTTACTGGATTTAAACCCACAGTTTAGAATCACActatgaaaaaaaggaaagcagaggtgccaccccgtggccaagtggttaagttcgcatgctctgctttggtggcccagggtttcaccagctcgaatcctgggcacggacctatcaccgctcaccaggccacgctgaagcggcgtcccatgtgccacaactagaaggacccacaactaaaatatacaactatgtactggggggctttggggagaaaaaggaaaaataaaatcttaaaagaaaaaaaaaaaggaaagtagaatTGATATTTAACAGCCACTCCATCCTTTTAGCTTTGGGAACAGTACTGGAGGGATTTCCCGCTGTCTGAATCTAAGCTGGGATATCCGAGCTAGCTTAGCATCTGGAGGAAAAAGACCACGTAAGACGGTAGGAAGaacaaatatatctttttatcAATGGATAGGAAATATAACTGGTGATGTTTTAAATGAGAAAGTCCTTTGTGGTTCCTCATATTCCTAACCTGTATAACATTCTTGCTCAAAAAAGGGCCCCTGTTCCTAAAATCTGTCTCCAAGTGGGTTTGGCTACAGCTGTGGATTCCCAGGCCTCAACTCCAGTCGGCCTCGATCATTGCCAACAGCTGACTAAGCCTTTTCTTAACGTCAGGCTTGTCTGGAGCATTATCGGATTTTTTGTGCACTCTGCGGTGCTGGGCCAGTTTACACCTATAAAGGAAGCCCTTACCACAGTCTCCACAGGTAAAGGGCCTGTCAGGCCTGTGTATGAGCTGGTGCCTAAGCATGTGTCCCTTTTCCCGGAAGTTTTTATCACACTCGGGGCAGCGGAAAGGTCTCTCCCCTGTGTGCAGGCCTTGGTGGCTGAGCAGCTGTGCCTTCAAGCGGAAACTCTTGTCGCATTTGGGACACTGAAAAGGCTTCTCCCCCGTGTGTATCCTGATGTGTTCGACGAGCTTATACTGCTTAGTAAAGCCTTTGCCACACTTACAGGAGAAGGGCATCTCCCCGCTGTGCAGCAGCTGGTGCGCCTTCATGTCGGCCTTCACGGAATAGCTCTTGTCACACTCCGGGCACTGGAAGGGCCTCTTTCCCGTGTGCAGGCGCTGGTGACTGAGCAGCTGCTCCTTCAAGCGGAAACTCCTGTCGCAGCTGGAGCACTGGAAGGGCTTCTCCCCGCTGTGCAGGCGGAAGTGCTCAGCGAGCCTGCACTGCCTGGTGAAGCCCTTGCCACACTCCCCACACGAGAACGGCCTCTCCTGGCTGTGGGTGTGCTGGTGGACCTTCAGCATGCCCTTCAGGCGGAAGCTCCTGTTACACTCGGGGCACTGGAAGGGCCTCTCCCCACTGTGCACTCGCAGGTGGTCACGGAGCTTGCAGTGGTGGGTGAAGCCTCTGCCACACTGGCTGCAGGAGAAGGGCCTCTCCCCACGGTGCATACGCAGGTGCACCTGCAGCAGGCTGCTCACCTGGAAGCTCTTGTCACACTGCAGGCACTGGAAAGGCTTTTCTCCTGTGTGCACCCTGATATGGCTGGCGAGCTTGGACCTGGTAGGGAAGTGCTGGCCACACTCCGTGCAACAGTGTGGTCCCTCCCCAGCCAGGCCGTGCTGGAGAGCATCTCCATCCCCCTTCAGGAGGCAGTGCTCCCCACACGCCGGGCGCAGGTCTGGCTTCTCTCCTGAGTGCACACTGGTGAGCTTGGACTCCTTGTCACCTACTCTACGGGAGACAGGCCCCTCtccgctgggctggccctggtgaGCTGGCATGCTGTTCTTCAGGAGAAAGCTCTTGTCACACGTGGGACACTGGGGAGCCGTCTCCCCCTTGTGCAGGAAGTGGTCACTGAGAAGGGTCCGCTTGTGACAGAAGCACACTTTACATTCAGGGCCCTGAGGGGCGCTCTTCCCTGCATGTGTGGCCAGATGTCTAAGGAAATACCGCTTGAGGCGGAAGCTCCTCCCACATTCCTGACATCGGAAGCGCCTCCGTCCCCGTCCCTGAGGGCTGCTCCGCTGAGGCTGTGGATCAGCTTGTCCGTTAAATTTCTTCCAGGCCCTATGTGGCTGGTCCTTCGAGTGGCTCGTCTGGTGCTTCTCCAAGTGGTTCTGCTTCCAAAAGCTTTTCCCACAGACAGGGCAATGGTGCTGGGGGGCCTCCCAGGAGGGAACTTCCTGGGAGCCAGGGAGACCCAGAGTTTTGGGACTCTGGATTCTTCCTCTTTGGGTCGGTTCCCTGACGCTGTGAACCACTGGAATTAGAGCGCGTGTGTCATGTCTGTGTGGGTTCATGAGGGTGATGCCTTGGTCAGGCCTGAAGGAAATATCTTCACTTTTTCCTAATAATGGTTCAGAGGAACAGTGGCTCTGAAGAGGATCCACCTGGAAATG from Equus quagga isolate Etosha38 chromosome 8, UCLA_HA_Equagga_1.0, whole genome shotgun sequence includes the following:
- the ZNF786 gene encoding zinc finger protein 786 isoform X1, translated to MAEPARLPLTFEDVAIYFSEQEWQKLEAWQKELYKHVMRTTYDIFVSLDDGIPKPELISWIEQGRELFRNWGESQKSGNIICFSADLHFDPVIERQPFWVSGSQQAVNSGETQCHFQVDPLQSHCSSEPLLGKSEDISFRPDQGITLMNPHRHDTRALIPVVHSVREPTQRGRIQSPKTLGLPGSQEVPSWEAPQHHCPVCGKSFWKQNHLEKHQTSHSKDQPHRAWKKFNGQADPQPQRSSPQGRGRRRFRCQECGRSFRLKRYFLRHLATHAGKSAPQGPECKVCFCHKRTLLSDHFLHKGETAPQCPTCDKSFLLKNSMPAHQGQPSGEGPVSRRVGDKESKLTSVHSGEKPDLRPACGEHCLLKGDGDALQHGLAGEGPHCCTECGQHFPTRSKLASHIRVHTGEKPFQCLQCDKSFQVSSLLQVHLRMHRGERPFSCSQCGRGFTHHCKLRDHLRVHSGERPFQCPECNRSFRLKGMLKVHQHTHSQERPFSCGECGKGFTRQCRLAEHFRLHSGEKPFQCSSCDRSFRLKEQLLSHQRLHTGKRPFQCPECDKSYSVKADMKAHQLLHSGEMPFSCKCGKGFTKQYKLVEHIRIHTGEKPFQCPKCDKSFRLKAQLLSHQGLHTGERPFRCPECDKNFREKGHMLRHQLIHRPDRPFTCGDCGKGFLYRCKLAQHRRVHKKSDNAPDKPDVKKRLSQLLAMIEADWS
- the ZNF786 gene encoding zinc finger protein 786 isoform X2 encodes the protein MAEPARLPLTFEDVAIYFSEQEWQKLEAWQKELYKHVMRTTYDIFVSLVSGSQQAVNSGETQCHFQVDPLQSHCSSEPLLGKSEDISFRPDQGITLMNPHRHDTRALIPVVHSVREPTQRGRIQSPKTLGLPGSQEVPSWEAPQHHCPVCGKSFWKQNHLEKHQTSHSKDQPHRAWKKFNGQADPQPQRSSPQGRGRRRFRCQECGRSFRLKRYFLRHLATHAGKSAPQGPECKVCFCHKRTLLSDHFLHKGETAPQCPTCDKSFLLKNSMPAHQGQPSGEGPVSRRVGDKESKLTSVHSGEKPDLRPACGEHCLLKGDGDALQHGLAGEGPHCCTECGQHFPTRSKLASHIRVHTGEKPFQCLQCDKSFQVSSLLQVHLRMHRGERPFSCSQCGRGFTHHCKLRDHLRVHSGERPFQCPECNRSFRLKGMLKVHQHTHSQERPFSCGECGKGFTRQCRLAEHFRLHSGEKPFQCSSCDRSFRLKEQLLSHQRLHTGKRPFQCPECDKSYSVKADMKAHQLLHSGEMPFSCKCGKGFTKQYKLVEHIRIHTGEKPFQCPKCDKSFRLKAQLLSHQGLHTGERPFRCPECDKNFREKGHMLRHQLIHRPDRPFTCGDCGKGFLYRCKLAQHRRVHKKSDNAPDKPDVKKRLSQLLAMIEADWS